One Nerophis ophidion isolate RoL-2023_Sa linkage group LG06, RoL_Noph_v1.0, whole genome shotgun sequence genomic region harbors:
- the LOC133555013 gene encoding tumor protein p53-inducible nuclear protein 2 isoform X1 — MFQRLSNLLFGEVEEVVAELKGPKPCVTEADEEGWMLVNLPDKSEDETQAQFIAHPFLDSNQSNHKDTETRTECQTSILRPLIKRRRTRKSQTQGAVASSESLSCPRRARLSTASSAQSSSPPGSECGGSGGSSRAGSERGCMDESWFVTPPPCFTAEGATAEASPMEDLLIEHPSMSVYVSPNNLSIVSNSNLSVVGEESIVSLASSVSRVAEPAAAPATHTPGPFRGTFGPYVQPKLAQVARVQRGKARIERRHLSRNRIQRQNRTREQVPRHASHARNTFLHQPGKRNFCH, encoded by the exons ATGTTTCAACGTCTGAGCAACCTGCTGTTTGGGGAGGTGGAAGAGGTGGTAGCTGAGCTGAAGGGACCAAAGCCCTGTGTTACAGAGGCTGACGAGGAAGGATGGATGCTTGTCAACCTGCCTG ACAAATCTGAGGATGAGACACAAGCTCAATTTATCGCACATCCATTTCTGGACAGTAACCAATCAAATCACAAAGACACTGAGACACGGACTGAATGCCAAACATCCATTCTCCGCCCACTAATTAAGCGCCGTAGGACACGTAAAAGTCAGACGCAAGGGGCAGTAGCATCATCAGAATCACTGTCTTGCCCAAGACGGGCCAGACTGTCCACAGCTTCCTCCGCCCAGTCATCTTCTCCTCCTGGGAGCGAGTGTGGGGGCAGTGGGGGAAGCAGTAGAGCAGGCTCAGAGAGAGGCTGCATGGATGAGAGCTGGTTTGTCACCCCTCCCCCCTGTTTCACTGCAGAAGGAGCGACTGCGGAAGCGAGCCCAATGGAAGACCTGCTCATCGAGCACCCCAGCATGTCAGTGTACGTCTCCCCAAACAACCTCTCCATCGTCTCCAACAGCAACCTCTCCGTGGTGGGCGAGGAAAGCATTGTGAGCCTGGCAAGCAGTGTTAG CAGAGTGGCTGAGCCCGCTGCAGCTCCGGCCACCCACACCCCGGGGCCATTCAGGGGGACTTTTGGACCTTACGTCCAGCCTAAGTTGGCCCAAGTGGCCAGGGTCCAGCGTGGCAAGGCCCGCATCGAGAGGCGCCACCTGAGCCGCAACCGCATCCAACGCCAAAACCGCACCAGAGAGCAGGTTCCTCGTCACGCAAGCCACGCTCGCAACACCTTCCTTCACCAGCCTGGCAAGCGTAACTTCTGCCACTAA
- the LOC133555013 gene encoding tumor protein p53-inducible nuclear protein 2 isoform X2 — MFQRLSNLLFGEVEEVVAELKGPKPCVTEADEEGWMLVNLPEGATAEASPMEDLLIEHPSMSVYVSPNNLSIVSNSNLSVVGEESIVSLASSVSRVAEPAAAPATHTPGPFRGTFGPYVQPKLAQVARVQRGKARIERRHLSRNRIQRQNRTREQVPRHASHARNTFLHQPGKRNFCH; from the exons ATGTTTCAACGTCTGAGCAACCTGCTGTTTGGGGAGGTGGAAGAGGTGGTAGCTGAGCTGAAGGGACCAAAGCCCTGTGTTACAGAGGCTGACGAGGAAGGATGGATGCTTGTCAACCTGCCTG AAGGAGCGACTGCGGAAGCGAGCCCAATGGAAGACCTGCTCATCGAGCACCCCAGCATGTCAGTGTACGTCTCCCCAAACAACCTCTCCATCGTCTCCAACAGCAACCTCTCCGTGGTGGGCGAGGAAAGCATTGTGAGCCTGGCAAGCAGTGTTAG CAGAGTGGCTGAGCCCGCTGCAGCTCCGGCCACCCACACCCCGGGGCCATTCAGGGGGACTTTTGGACCTTACGTCCAGCCTAAGTTGGCCCAAGTGGCCAGGGTCCAGCGTGGCAAGGCCCGCATCGAGAGGCGCCACCTGAGCCGCAACCGCATCCAACGCCAAAACCGCACCAGAGAGCAGGTTCCTCGTCACGCAAGCCACGCTCGCAACACCTTCCTTCACCAGCCTGGCAAGCGTAACTTCTGCCACTAA